Proteins found in one Clostridia bacterium genomic segment:
- a CDS encoding family 2 glycosyl transferase produces the protein MSEKIKKHLCYLVICAVFFTMLSGCSLNNMKTYEHIRMPAVIQGTDFCIQSEQGEYEKAFLNGVNIGAASVGNFPGEFAISKEDYIRWFGYISDMNVRVIRVYVNQTPQFYEALLEFNLASECPLYLIQGVYANEELIEEYQNAFQNDFKEIFFTDIQNAVDMIHGSCDIEIRPGNAGGTYTADVSSWVIGWILGIEWSADFVNATNEAESERRGFKGKYVYTQGASPFEVFLAEAAETAIERDLEVYGDERPVAICNWCTTDPLDHPNEPSPEVEDAAVVDAEHICATENFSAGFFASYHVYPYYPEFLSYDTKYLKGETPDPYLEYLKELTAYHSMPVLVSEYGIPTSRGIAHVNSVTGMTQGYASETDQAEWLISLNKDIREAGCCGAIIFSWQDEWFKRNWNTMDYEIPERRPFWYNVQCPEECFGILSFEPGESAPLVSVDGSISEWSEDRPVAKQDGMEVYARCDAAYLYLMIKGEDWDLERDTVYVPIGTSKSTGSDHINGGLVFSDRANYLMILDGRENSRILTEASCDIFQYSYSHMHSFFDPLPGQYEDNSGYYNPIYIAMNRPMYMPETGETTEFSRHETGRLRYGDAKEDSLADICAGENCVEIRLPWQLIGFMDPSQKQVVGDLSKATDNITPKTVDGIRLGVVREGYDGAVSMGLFSWDDWETPVFHERLKASYAILRDYFASQQ, from the coding sequence TTGTCCGAAAAGATAAAAAAGCATCTTTGTTATTTAGTTATATGCGCAGTATTCTTTACGATGTTGTCGGGGTGCAGTTTGAATAATATGAAGACTTATGAGCATATAAGAATGCCGGCAGTTATACAGGGCACAGATTTTTGTATCCAAAGCGAGCAGGGAGAGTACGAAAAGGCGTTTTTAAACGGCGTTAATATAGGCGCGGCCTCAGTAGGCAATTTTCCGGGGGAGTTTGCGATATCTAAAGAAGACTATATTCGCTGGTTCGGTTATATAAGCGATATGAACGTTCGGGTAATTCGCGTATATGTAAACCAGACGCCGCAGTTTTATGAGGCGCTTTTGGAGTTCAACTTAGCATCGGAGTGTCCGCTTTATCTCATTCAGGGCGTTTATGCCAACGAGGAGCTCATAGAAGAATATCAGAACGCATTTCAGAATGATTTTAAAGAAATTTTCTTTACGGATATACAAAATGCCGTTGATATGATACACGGCAGCTGCGATATTGAAATAAGGCCCGGAAACGCGGGAGGTACATATACTGCCGATGTATCCTCATGGGTCATAGGCTGGATACTCGGCATCGAGTGGAGCGCCGATTTTGTGAACGCTACAAATGAGGCGGAGTCCGAGAGGCGCGGATTTAAAGGGAAATACGTGTATACGCAGGGCGCGTCTCCGTTTGAGGTGTTTTTAGCAGAGGCGGCCGAAACTGCGATAGAGCGCGATCTGGAAGTTTACGGAGACGAACGTCCCGTGGCGATATGCAACTGGTGCACGACCGACCCGCTAGATCATCCCAACGAGCCGAGTCCGGAAGTTGAGGATGCAGCCGTAGTCGACGCCGAGCATATATGCGCGACCGAAAACTTTTCGGCGGGCTTTTTCGCTTCATATCACGTTTATCCCTACTATCCGGAGTTTTTAAGCTACGATACAAAATATTTAAAAGGAGAAACGCCGGATCCTTATCTTGAATATTTAAAAGAGCTTACGGCCTATCATTCCATGCCGGTACTCGTGTCGGAGTACGGTATACCTACGTCGCGCGGGATAGCGCACGTCAATTCAGTTACGGGAATGACGCAAGGATACGCAAGCGAGACAGATCAGGCCGAATGGCTTATCTCTCTCAATAAGGATATACGCGAAGCCGGCTGCTGCGGAGCGATCATATTCAGCTGGCAGGACGAGTGGTTCAAGCGCAACTGGAATACTATGGATTATGAGATACCGGAAAGACGTCCGTTTTGGTATAATGTACAATGTCCCGAGGAATGCTTCGGAATACTCTCGTTCGAGCCGGGAGAGTCTGCGCCGCTTGTATCTGTGGATGGCAGCATATCGGAATGGAGCGAAGACAGACCGGTGGCAAAACAGGACGGTATGGAAGTTTATGCACGGTGCGATGCGGCATATCTTTATCTAATGATAAAAGGCGAGGACTGGGATCTTGAGCGCGATACGGTTTATGTTCCCATAGGCACGTCAAAATCAACAGGAAGCGACCATATCAACGGAGGACTTGTTTTTTCGGATCGGGCAAATTACCTTATGATACTTGACGGCAGGGAAAACAGCAGAATATTGACAGAAGCCTCATGCGACATATTTCAATACAGCTATTCCCATATGCATTCGTTCTTCGATCCTCTGCCGGGTCAGTATGAAGATAATTCGGGATATTACAATCCGATCTATATAGCTATGAACCGGCCTATGTATATGCCGGAAACGGGAGAAACAACAGAGTTTTCGCGTCACGAAACGGGTCGGCTAAGGTACGGCGATGCGAAAGAGGATTCGCTCGCCGATATATGCGCCGGAGAGAACTGCGTTGAAATAAGGCTGCCGTGGCAGCTTATAGGTTTTATGGATCCGTCGCAAAAGCAGGTCGTGGGAGATCTTAGTAAGGCAACTGATAATATAACGCCCAAAACCGTTGACGGAATACGCTTAGGCGTTGTCCGCGAAGGGTATGACGGCGCCGTTTCGATGGGTCTTTTTTCATGGGATGATTGGGAAACGCCGGTTTTCCATGAGAGACTTAAAGCGTCTTATGCAATTTTGCGCGATTATTTTGCAAGTCAGCAATAG
- a CDS encoding acyl-CoA reductase — protein sequence MILYKGKLYENSRQEELIASLRADLYAPLNRGETLKSRTVINACDSLVRRVKEGEFDSVVKPFLDFFNISEAQFDAMCELFTKEGLTKKCAVELCDDEKVIDGKIIRKRYPLGALLHIAAGNVDALPAYSVVEGLLSGNINILKLPMGDSGLSVLLLYELIKTEPLLSEYIYVFDVPSTDTASLKALADLCDGVVVWGGDAAVKAARSLADVNTKIIAWGHKLSFAYAEPDASDSELYLLAKSICDTNQLLCSSCQGIFIDTTSKEAQNEFARRFFRILKEANEKSRPQDYGMRAKNAINLYNERLERHITGTEVLSENGISVMICEDSELALSYLYRNVWIKRLPLDKLYSLKKHKNYLQTAAVLTQDKEKRKEISNMLALVGVVRITSAGNMSRTVCGEAHDGVYPLREYSRIVETEMT from the coding sequence ATGATCTTATATAAGGGAAAGCTTTATGAAAACAGCCGCCAGGAGGAGCTTATCGCCTCGCTTCGGGCTGACCTTTACGCCCCCTTGAATCGAGGAGAGACGCTTAAAAGCCGAACGGTGATAAACGCCTGCGACTCCCTGGTACGAAGGGTCAAAGAAGGAGAATTTGACAGCGTTGTAAAGCCGTTTTTGGATTTTTTTAATATAAGTGAAGCTCAGTTTGACGCCATGTGCGAGCTGTTTACAAAAGAGGGACTTACCAAAAAATGCGCCGTTGAGCTTTGCGACGACGAAAAGGTGATAGACGGGAAGATAATAAGAAAAAGATACCCTCTGGGCGCGCTTCTTCATATAGCCGCAGGCAATGTTGACGCGCTGCCCGCGTACAGCGTAGTGGAGGGGCTTTTATCGGGCAATATAAATATACTCAAGCTGCCTATGGGCGATTCGGGGCTTTCCGTATTGCTCCTTTACGAGCTTATAAAAACGGAGCCGCTCCTTTCGGAGTATATTTACGTTTTCGATGTACCGTCCACCGATACGGCGTCGCTTAAAGCTTTGGCCGATCTTTGCGACGGCGTGGTAGTGTGGGGAGGCGACGCCGCCGTGAAAGCCGCAAGGAGCCTTGCAGACGTAAATACAAAGATAATCGCGTGGGGCCATAAGCTGTCGTTTGCATACGCCGAGCCGGACGCCTCCGATTCGGAGCTTTATCTGCTGGCAAAGTCGATCTGCGATACAAATCAGCTTCTATGCTCTTCATGTCAGGGTATCTTTATCGATACAACATCAAAAGAGGCGCAAAACGAATTTGCCCGAAGATTTTTTCGGATATTAAAAGAGGCTAATGAAAAATCACGTCCCCAGGATTACGGCATGAGGGCAAAGAATGCCATAAATCTTTATAACGAGAGACTTGAGCGCCACATTACGGGGACCGAAGTCTTGAGCGAAAACGGAATAAGCGTGATGATATGTGAAGATTCCGAGCTTGCGCTTTCATATCTTTACAGGAACGTATGGATAAAGCGGTTGCCGCTTGATAAGTTATATTCGCTTAAAAAGCATAAGAATTATCTGCAAACGGCGGCGGTGCTTACACAGGACAAGGAAAAACGAAAAGAGATATCAAATATGCTTGCTCTTGTCGGCGTGGTGCGCATAACATCCGCAGGCAATATGTCGCGCACGGTGTGCGGCGAGGCGCACGACGGCGTATATCCTTTGCGTGAATACAGCCGTATAGTCGAAACGGAGATGACCTGA
- a CDS encoding acyl-protein synthetase encodes MKYTRRLFGYKNIYDTKGSEELFVLAMRENARFQYDNCADYRRILDEFSFSPDMIRGADDLARLPFLPTLYFKHHDLFSLPDSRMLIKATSSGTSGVMSNIGFDLKTLAIGSRMVINVGRYHKLWSPVPTNYIIFGYQPTKTNKTAVSKTALGFTFFAPALSRTFALEVTKNGYELSWDRVLSAFERASRSRFPMRTIGFPAYTYFLLRSLKERKIRYKMPHGSLVTLGGGWKQFYAEQPDKKAFYELVWDVLGIDEEHVIEFFGAVEHPILYTDCKYHHFHIPVYSRVIIRDPDTFLPVENGRAGLINLLTPMMQSGPLLSVMTDDLGVLHNEGCPCGAPSPWLEIIGRVGISDVITCAAGAQEYLKEQS; translated from the coding sequence GTGAAATACACCCGTCGTCTTTTCGGATATAAAAATATATACGACACGAAGGGAAGCGAGGAGCTTTTCGTTCTCGCAATGCGGGAGAACGCGCGCTTTCAGTACGACAACTGCGCCGATTACAGGAGAATACTCGACGAGTTTTCTTTTTCGCCCGATATGATACGCGGCGCAGACGACCTTGCGCGCCTGCCGTTTCTGCCGACGCTCTATTTTAAGCATCACGACCTTTTCAGCCTGCCCGACAGCCGGATGCTCATAAAAGCAACGTCGTCCGGCACTAGCGGAGTCATGTCGAATATAGGCTTTGATTTAAAGACTCTCGCCATAGGCTCGCGCATGGTCATAAACGTGGGCAGATATCATAAGCTCTGGTCGCCAGTGCCGACTAATTATATAATCTTCGGATATCAGCCCACAAAAACGAATAAGACGGCTGTGAGCAAAACGGCGCTGGGCTTTACCTTCTTCGCTCCGGCACTGAGCCGCACGTTCGCGCTTGAGGTGACGAAGAACGGATACGAGCTTTCGTGGGACAGAGTTTTAAGCGCCTTTGAACGTGCCTCGCGCTCACGCTTTCCCATGCGCACGATAGGCTTCCCCGCCTATACGTATTTTCTGTTAAGAAGCTTAAAAGAGCGCAAAATAAGATATAAGATGCCGCACGGCAGTTTGGTGACCTTGGGAGGCGGCTGGAAGCAGTTTTACGCAGAGCAGCCCGATAAAAAGGCGTTTTACGAGCTCGTTTGGGACGTGCTCGGCATAGATGAGGAGCACGTTATCGAATTTTTCGGCGCGGTCGAGCATCCCATACTTTACACAGACTGCAAATATCATCATTTTCATATACCGGTCTACAGCAGGGTAATAATACGCGATCCGGACACATTTCTGCCTGTTGAAAACGGGCGCGCTGGGCTTATAAATCTACTTACGCCGATGATGCAGAGCGGACCGCTTTTGAGCGTAATGACGGACGACCTGGGCGTACTTCACAACGAGGGGTGCCCCTGCGGCGCGCCCTCGCCGTGGCTTGAGATAATCGGGCGCGTAGGCATAAGCGATGTAATAACATGCGCCGCAGGCGCACAGGAGTATTTAAAGGAGCAGTCATGA